The Streptomyces sp. HUAS CB01 genome has a segment encoding these proteins:
- a CDS encoding GNAT family N-acetyltransferase has product MTDVNSVKSTRRHHWRRDLVELAALFTAVAVADAIANMIAHGPDGPYLLVASAVALVATAAFHTWWARRHSHAPPTADTGGPGATGSGTAGTSGATGPAHRETALWRMRTTVRDEPGSLAALCTALARHQVDILTLQTHPLADGTVDEFLLRAPAALQAQEITRAVSAAGGGSTWIERADAHDLVDTPTRLLGLATRTALDAAELPLALRQLLGRCTIHSLPAETLAGRPTGDPVPEEGVLDETVIRLRDPNGGTITVERAYLPFTPTEFARARALIELDARLGPRIPRSQDVLTLPEGNEITVRRADQGDVAAARAMHDRCSARTLGLRYHGPVGDADRYLNHLLSPRFGRTLAVETASGRIVALGHLLWDGDETEVALLVEDEWQRRGIGAELLGRLVAMAVEAGCESVYAVTQSSNTGMVAAMRGLGLPLDYQIEEGTLVITARLDAAPVRSRLPYEAPRALPQERELAPERPERGRAER; this is encoded by the coding sequence ATGACTGACGTGAACTCCGTGAAGAGCACCCGCCGCCACCACTGGCGGCGGGATCTCGTCGAACTGGCAGCACTGTTCACCGCCGTCGCCGTGGCCGACGCCATAGCGAACATGATCGCCCACGGTCCGGACGGCCCGTACCTGCTGGTCGCCTCGGCCGTCGCGCTCGTCGCCACGGCCGCGTTCCACACCTGGTGGGCACGCCGCCACAGCCATGCGCCTCCCACCGCCGATACCGGCGGTCCCGGAGCCACCGGCTCCGGGACCGCCGGCACGTCGGGCGCCACCGGCCCGGCCCACCGGGAGACGGCCCTGTGGCGGATGCGGACGACCGTCCGGGACGAGCCGGGCAGTCTCGCCGCCCTGTGCACGGCCCTGGCCCGCCACCAGGTGGACATCCTGACGCTGCAGACGCACCCCCTGGCGGACGGCACGGTCGACGAGTTCCTCCTGCGGGCACCCGCCGCCCTCCAGGCCCAGGAGATCACCCGGGCGGTCTCGGCCGCGGGCGGCGGCAGCACCTGGATCGAGCGCGCCGACGCCCACGACCTGGTCGACACCCCGACCCGGCTGCTGGGGCTCGCCACCCGCACCGCCCTCGACGCCGCCGAACTCCCGCTGGCACTGCGGCAGTTGCTCGGCCGCTGCACCATCCACTCGCTGCCCGCGGAAACCCTCGCGGGCCGGCCGACCGGCGATCCGGTTCCGGAGGAGGGCGTCCTGGACGAGACCGTGATACGGCTGCGCGACCCGAACGGCGGCACGATCACGGTCGAGCGCGCCTATCTGCCCTTCACCCCGACCGAGTTCGCCCGGGCCCGTGCCCTCATCGAGCTGGACGCCCGCCTCGGCCCGCGCATCCCGCGCAGCCAGGACGTGCTGACGCTCCCGGAGGGCAACGAGATCACCGTCCGCCGCGCGGACCAGGGCGATGTCGCCGCCGCCCGCGCGATGCACGACCGCTGCTCCGCCCGGACCCTCGGGCTGCGCTACCACGGGCCGGTCGGCGACGCGGACCGCTATCTCAACCATCTCCTCAGCCCGCGGTTCGGCCGCACGCTCGCCGTGGAGACCGCGTCCGGCCGGATCGTCGCCCTCGGCCATCTGCTCTGGGACGGCGACGAGACCGAGGTCGCGCTCCTCGTCGAGGACGAGTGGCAGCGCCGCGGCATCGGCGCCGAGCTGCTCGGCCGGCTGGTGGCGATGGCCGTCGAGGCGGGCTGCGAGAGCGTGTACGCCGTGACGCAGTCGTCCAACACCGGTATGGTCGCGGCCATGCGCGGGCTCGGCCTCCCGCTCGACTACCAGATCGAGGAGGGCACCCTCGTGATCACCGCGCGGCTGGACGCGGCTCCGGTGCGCTCACGGCTTCCGTACGAGGCACCGCGTGCACTGCCCCAGGAACGGGAGCTCGCCCCCGAGCGGCCCGAGCGGGGCCGCGCCGAGCGCTGA
- a CDS encoding Lrp/AsnC family transcriptional regulator yields MADSVALDPVDLHILRILQNDARTTYREVAAEVGVAPSTCLDRVSRLRRSGIILGHQLRLDPAKLGRGLEALLMVQVRPHRRELIGPFVERIRALPESRALFHLTGPDDYLVHVAVTGAADLQRLVLDEFTARREVARVETRLIFQQWECGPLLPPAQEPTRHAHLSAD; encoded by the coding sequence ATGGCCGATTCTGTCGCTCTCGACCCGGTCGATCTGCACATACTGCGCATCCTGCAGAACGACGCCCGGACCACCTACCGGGAGGTGGCCGCCGAGGTGGGCGTCGCTCCCTCCACCTGCCTGGACCGGGTGAGCCGGCTGCGCCGCAGCGGGATCATCCTCGGGCACCAGCTACGACTCGATCCAGCCAAACTCGGAAGGGGTCTCGAGGCGCTTCTGATGGTCCAGGTACGACCGCACCGGAGGGAACTGATCGGTCCGTTCGTCGAGCGGATCCGGGCGCTGCCGGAGTCACGTGCGCTCTTCCACCTGACGGGCCCCGACGACTATCTGGTGCATGTCGCCGTGACCGGCGCGGCGGACCTGCAGCGGCTGGTGCTCGACGAGTTCACGGCGCGGCGTGAAGTCGCCCGTGTGGAGACCCGTCTGATCTTCCAGCAGTGGGAGTGCGGACCTCTGCTCCCACCTGCTCAAGAACCCACCAGGCATGCTCATTTGTCAGCCGACTGA
- a CDS encoding DUF885 domain-containing protein, which translates to MPETPSSALPRQVADAYVDALIALDPITGTYLGVPESAGRLPDFSPAGQEAVAELARATLVRLDEAEKLPGADSDAERRCGRLLRERLTAELAVHDAEEGLRTVSNLRSPAHAVRNVFTVMPTASKEDWTAVAERLRAVPDSLEGYRASLALGLERKLPAGPRPTAAFVAQLDEWTGRPDGRGWFEDFVTAGPDELRAELDTAAGLATSAFRSLRDWMRDVYAPAIEGSPDTVGRERYARWVRFFNGTDLDLDEAYAYGWSEYHRLLEEMKTEADKILPGSGPWEALAHLDVHGTHIEGVEEVREWLQKLMDEAIEALDGTHFELAERVRVVESRIAPPGSAAAPYYTGPSEDFSRPGRTWLPTMGETRFPVYDLVSTWYHEGVPGHHLQIAQWVHVADDLSRYQATVGGVSANAEGWALYAERLMDELGFLPDAERRLGYLDAQMMRACRVIVDIGMHLELEIPPESPFHPGERWTPELAEEFFGRHSGRPADFVESELTRYLSMPAQAIGYKLGERAWLLGRERARAAHGDAFDAKAWHMAALSQGPLGLDDLVDELSKL; encoded by the coding sequence ATGCCAGAGACACCGAGCAGCGCGCTGCCCCGCCAGGTCGCCGACGCCTACGTCGACGCACTCATCGCCCTCGACCCGATCACCGGTACCTACCTGGGAGTCCCGGAGAGCGCGGGCCGCCTCCCCGACTTCTCCCCGGCCGGCCAGGAGGCCGTGGCCGAACTCGCCCGCGCGACGCTCGTCCGGCTCGACGAGGCGGAGAAGCTTCCCGGCGCCGACTCGGACGCGGAGCGGCGCTGCGGCCGTCTGCTGCGCGAACGGCTCACCGCCGAACTCGCCGTGCACGATGCCGAGGAGGGCCTGCGCACCGTCAGCAATCTGCGCTCCCCCGCCCACGCCGTGCGCAATGTCTTCACCGTGATGCCGACCGCGTCGAAGGAGGACTGGACGGCTGTGGCGGAGCGGCTGCGGGCCGTCCCGGACTCCCTCGAGGGCTACCGTGCCTCACTGGCCCTCGGGCTGGAGCGCAAGCTCCCCGCCGGTCCGCGGCCCACGGCCGCCTTCGTCGCGCAGCTCGACGAGTGGACGGGCAGGCCGGACGGGCGCGGCTGGTTCGAGGACTTCGTCACGGCCGGTCCGGACGAACTGCGTGCCGAGCTCGACACCGCCGCGGGCCTCGCCACCTCGGCCTTCCGCTCGCTGCGCGACTGGATGCGCGACGTGTACGCCCCCGCGATCGAGGGGTCCCCCGACACGGTGGGGCGCGAGCGCTACGCCCGCTGGGTCCGCTTCTTCAACGGTACGGATCTCGATCTCGATGAGGCGTACGCGTACGGCTGGTCCGAGTACCACCGGCTGCTCGAGGAGATGAAGACCGAGGCGGACAAGATCCTTCCGGGCTCGGGTCCCTGGGAGGCGCTGGCCCACCTCGACGTGCACGGCACCCACATCGAAGGGGTCGAGGAAGTCCGCGAGTGGCTGCAGAAGCTCATGGACGAGGCGATCGAGGCCCTGGACGGCACGCATTTCGAACTCGCCGAGCGGGTGCGGGTGGTGGAGTCCCGCATCGCGCCCCCGGGCAGCGCGGCCGCCCCCTACTACACGGGCCCGTCCGAGGACTTCTCGCGCCCGGGACGGACCTGGCTGCCGACCATGGGCGAGACCCGCTTCCCCGTGTACGACCTGGTCTCCACCTGGTACCACGAGGGTGTACCGGGGCACCATCTGCAGATCGCGCAGTGGGTCCACGTCGCCGACGACCTGTCGCGGTACCAGGCGACCGTCGGCGGGGTGAGCGCCAACGCGGAGGGCTGGGCGCTGTACGCCGAGCGGCTCATGGACGAACTCGGCTTCCTGCCGGACGCCGAGCGCCGGCTGGGCTATCTGGACGCCCAGATGATGCGGGCCTGCCGGGTGATCGTCGACATCGGCATGCACCTGGAGCTGGAGATCCCCCCGGAGTCGCCGTTCCACCCCGGCGAGCGCTGGACGCCGGAGCTGGCCGAGGAGTTCTTCGGCCGGCACAGCGGACGGCCCGCGGACTTCGTCGAGAGCGAGCTGACGCGTTATCTCTCCATGCCGGCGCAGGCGATCGGCTACAAGCTGGGCGAGCGGGCCTGGCTGCTGGGGAGGGAGCGAGCCAGGGCGGCGCACGGGGACGCGTTCGACGCGAAGGCGTGGCACATGGCGGCGCTGTCGCAGGGCCCGCTGGGGCTGGACGACCTGGTGGACGAACTCTCGAAGCTCTGA
- a CDS encoding SDR family oxidoreductase, producing MPQLPHPTAADLRRDPVPLRGRTALVTGASRRGGIGFAVARRLAALGASVYLHHHVPHDETQAWGADPGGPEAVADAVREVLADPAARVVHGPGDLSDPAAPGELLTRAAEALGGRVDILVANHALSGRDGTLDTVDAAMLDAHWAVDTRSVVLLVQAYARLRAALPPRTPGGRVVMMTSGQDIGGGMPYEVAYALAKGALASATRTLATALAEHSVTVNTVNPGPVDTDYLTGEAYEAVAACFPAGRWGMPDDPARLIAWLATDEAEWVTGQVVDSEGGFRRA from the coding sequence ATGCCCCAGCTCCCTCATCCCACCGCGGCGGACCTCCGGCGTGACCCCGTTCCACTGCGCGGCAGGACGGCCCTCGTCACGGGTGCCAGTCGCCGCGGCGGCATCGGATTCGCCGTCGCCCGCAGGCTCGCCGCCCTCGGCGCGAGCGTCTATCTGCACCACCACGTCCCGCACGACGAGACCCAGGCCTGGGGCGCCGACCCGGGCGGTCCCGAGGCGGTCGCAGACGCCGTGCGCGAGGTGCTCGCCGACCCCGCGGCACGGGTGGTCCACGGGCCCGGCGACCTCTCGGACCCGGCCGCACCGGGGGAACTGCTGACGCGCGCGGCCGAGGCACTCGGCGGCCGGGTCGACATCCTCGTCGCCAACCACGCGCTCAGCGGCCGCGACGGCACCCTCGACACCGTCGACGCGGCGATGCTGGACGCCCACTGGGCCGTGGACACCCGGTCCGTGGTGCTGCTGGTGCAGGCGTACGCGCGGCTGCGTGCGGCCCTCCCCCCGCGCACGCCGGGCGGCCGGGTCGTGATGATGACCTCGGGCCAGGACATCGGCGGCGGAATGCCGTACGAGGTCGCCTACGCCCTCGCCAAGGGTGCCCTCGCCTCCGCGACCAGGACCCTCGCCACCGCTCTCGCGGAGCACTCCGTCACCGTGAACACCGTCAACCCCGGCCCCGTCGACACGGACTACCTCACGGGCGAGGCGTACGAGGCGGTCGCCGCGTGCTTCCCCGCCGGACGCTGGGGCATGCCGGACGACCCGGCACGGCTCATCGCCTGGCTGGCGACGGACGAGGCCGAGTGGGTCACGGGACAGGTCGTCGACTCGGAAGGCGGCTTCCGCCGCGCCTGA
- a CDS encoding rhodanese-like domain-containing protein: protein MTAIPATTAPTAARSAANPVLRVPPASPAAAVAHFSASLAFHADVSDVAAALAADGDPGFVVLDSRSTEAWDEGHVPGAVHLPTALVREQAERLLDRSVPVVTYCWGPGCNGATRAALALAELGFPVKEMLGGFEYWVREGFAYETRQGTERRAPDPLTAPSGAVDCGC, encoded by the coding sequence ATGACAGCCATTCCGGCCACGACAGCACCGACAGCGGCACGGTCCGCCGCGAACCCCGTCCTCCGGGTGCCGCCGGCCTCTCCGGCAGCGGCCGTCGCGCACTTCTCCGCGAGCCTCGCCTTCCACGCCGACGTCTCCGACGTGGCGGCCGCGCTGGCCGCCGACGGCGACCCCGGTTTCGTCGTGCTCGACTCCCGCTCCACGGAGGCCTGGGACGAGGGCCATGTCCCGGGTGCCGTGCATCTGCCCACCGCGCTCGTCCGTGAACAGGCCGAACGGCTCCTGGACAGGTCGGTGCCGGTCGTCACCTACTGCTGGGGCCCGGGCTGCAACGGCGCCACGCGTGCCGCGCTGGCCCTGGCCGAACTCGGCTTCCCGGTCAAGGAGATGCTCGGCGGCTTCGAGTACTGGGTGCGCGAGGGCTTCGCGTACGAGACACGGCAGGGCACGGAGCGCCGCGCGCCCGACCCGCTCACGGCACCGTCCGGCGCGGTGGACTGCGGCTGCTGA
- a CDS encoding Lrp/AsnC family transcriptional regulator, giving the protein MTGYSPDATDWRILDALQTDGRASFAELARTVSMSPSAVTERVRRLEEAGVISGYTAVVDQERLGLPILAFVRLRYPNGNYRPFHDLLGTTPEILEAHHVTGDDCFVLKVAARSMSHLEEVSGRIGALGSVTTSVVYSSPLPRRPLSR; this is encoded by the coding sequence ATGACGGGATATTCACCGGACGCCACGGACTGGCGCATCCTCGACGCCCTGCAGACCGACGGGCGTGCCAGCTTCGCCGAGCTCGCGAGGACGGTGTCCATGTCGCCGAGCGCGGTGACGGAGCGGGTCCGCAGGCTGGAGGAGGCGGGAGTGATCTCCGGCTACACCGCCGTCGTGGACCAGGAGCGCCTCGGGCTGCCCATCCTCGCCTTCGTCCGGCTCCGCTACCCGAACGGCAACTACAGGCCCTTCCACGACCTGCTCGGCACGACCCCCGAGATCCTCGAGGCCCACCATGTGACGGGCGACGACTGCTTCGTCCTGAAGGTCGCCGCCCGCTCCATGAGCCATCTGGAGGAGGTCTCGGGTCGGATCGGCGCTCTCGGCTCGGTGACGACGAGCGTCGTGTACTCCTCGCCCCTCCCCCGGCGGCCGCTCAGCCGCTGA
- a CDS encoding AAA family ATPase, with product MRLHRLEITAFGPFGARQQVDFDALSAAGLFLLHGPTGAGKTSVLDAVCYALYGAVPGARQSPGTSLRSDHAPAGTSTEVCLDLTVGGRRLEITRRPAQPRPKKKGTGVTTEKAQSLLREYDPARGAWKALSRSHQEIGEEITQLVGMSREQFCQVVLLPQGDFARFLRADAEARGRLLGRLFDTRRFALVEERLAELRRAAEQQVRDGDERLLALAHRMGQAAGNTAGDWPAPAHRPGEPGLADAVLQWAAVARAGARERLAVADAARSAAETRQSGARRALDAERELAALQQRHADAVRRAAELEDRRPARERVRARLEKARKAELVGPALRLRDDAEREHRTADTAWQRARAALPVALADAGAEQLSALERELRQELGGLDAARRAERRSAEITREREELERQARHDEGLLQDAEGWLADWDGVRRALQDRIEAAQEAATRAEHLAGRLEPARRRVTAARERDRLAARTEAVEDDLRAARERANTAHETWLDLKERRLRGIAAELAAGLAPGEPCAVCGSAEHPDPAEAGEAHVDRAGEDAAYGAYADADQERTEAERQLAVLRGAFTAARDAAREADPADVRDGGGTDVPDGGAHRRTSSPSEPAIPSPSAAPDDLRDGGTANGSGGRAVAGVAAQTAAGSTADARRDTAAAPERRTAERPSHGVAVADHDDTLHGSDARGGAAPADPAVADLEAAVARLEREYRDAHALAAGMHAAREELDRAEREHEERLAARQEAERRTVARTSRREALDSERTALDAEVARAVGGTGSVAERTALLDRRIALLSSAAEAVRAADAAARRLKEADDRLSDAAFRAGYDTPADAAAALLDEAEQRDLQGRLDAWQAEEAAVADRLAEPGPRSAAALPPARPEAALHASDAAERALRDAVSALDSARERCAELDRLSRQAATEARRLGPVRDEYERVARLAGLAAGTSADNERRMRLESYVLAARLEQVAAAATVRLQRMSAGRYTLVHSDARSGGKRSGLGLHVVDAWTGKERDTATLSGGETFFASLALALGLADVVTDEAGGVRLDTLFIDEGFGSLDDQTLDEVLDVLDSLRERDRSVGIVSHVGDLRRRIPAQLEVVKERDGSAVRLRAAPVSG from the coding sequence GTGAGACTGCACCGGCTGGAGATCACCGCCTTCGGTCCCTTCGGCGCACGGCAGCAGGTCGACTTCGACGCACTGTCCGCCGCCGGTCTGTTCCTGCTGCACGGACCGACGGGGGCCGGCAAGACCTCCGTCCTGGACGCCGTCTGCTACGCCCTGTACGGCGCGGTGCCCGGCGCCCGGCAGAGCCCCGGCACCTCGCTGCGCAGCGACCACGCGCCCGCCGGCACGTCCACCGAGGTGTGTCTGGACCTGACCGTGGGCGGCCGCCGGCTGGAGATCACCCGGCGGCCCGCGCAGCCCCGCCCCAAGAAGAAGGGCACCGGCGTCACCACCGAGAAGGCCCAGAGCCTGCTGCGGGAGTACGACCCGGCGCGCGGTGCGTGGAAGGCGCTCAGCCGCTCGCACCAGGAGATCGGCGAGGAGATCACCCAGCTCGTCGGCATGAGCCGGGAGCAGTTCTGCCAGGTCGTCCTGCTGCCGCAGGGCGACTTCGCCCGCTTCCTGCGGGCGGACGCGGAAGCGCGCGGAAGACTGCTGGGGAGGCTCTTCGACACCCGGCGCTTCGCTCTGGTCGAGGAACGCCTCGCCGAACTGCGCCGCGCCGCCGAGCAGCAGGTGCGGGACGGCGACGAGCGGCTGCTGGCCCTGGCCCACCGGATGGGCCAGGCGGCCGGGAACACGGCAGGCGACTGGCCCGCGCCCGCGCACCGGCCGGGGGAGCCCGGTCTGGCCGACGCGGTGCTGCAGTGGGCGGCCGTGGCCCGTGCGGGCGCCCGGGAACGGCTCGCCGTCGCCGATGCGGCCCGGTCCGCGGCGGAGACCCGTCAGTCCGGCGCCCGGCGCGCCCTGGACGCCGAACGGGAACTGGCCGCACTGCAGCAGCGCCACGCCGACGCCGTACGGCGGGCGGCGGAGCTGGAGGACCGGAGGCCGGCCCGGGAACGCGTACGGGCACGACTGGAGAAGGCCCGCAAGGCCGAACTGGTCGGACCGGCCCTCCGGTTGCGCGACGACGCCGAACGGGAGCACCGGACCGCGGACACCGCCTGGCAGCGGGCGAGGGCAGCCCTTCCCGTGGCGCTGGCGGACGCGGGCGCCGAACAGCTCTCCGCGCTCGAACGCGAACTCCGCCAGGAGCTCGGAGGGCTGGACGCCGCACGGCGTGCCGAGCGGCGCAGCGCCGAGATCACCCGTGAACGCGAGGAACTGGAGCGCCAGGCCCGCCACGACGAGGGACTCCTCCAGGACGCCGAGGGCTGGCTCGCCGACTGGGACGGGGTGCGCCGCGCACTCCAGGACCGGATCGAGGCGGCGCAGGAGGCCGCCACCCGCGCCGAACACCTCGCGGGACGGCTGGAACCGGCCCGCCGTCGGGTGACCGCCGCCCGCGAACGCGACCGCCTCGCCGCCCGGACCGAGGCCGTCGAGGACGACCTCCGCGCGGCGCGCGAGCGGGCCAACACGGCCCACGAGACCTGGCTCGACCTCAAGGAACGCCGGCTGCGCGGCATCGCCGCCGAACTCGCCGCCGGGCTGGCCCCCGGCGAACCCTGCGCGGTCTGCGGCTCCGCCGAGCATCCCGACCCGGCCGAGGCCGGCGAAGCCCACGTCGACCGCGCGGGCGAGGACGCCGCCTACGGGGCGTACGCCGACGCCGACCAGGAGCGCACCGAGGCCGAGCGGCAACTGGCGGTGCTGCGCGGGGCGTTCACGGCCGCGAGGGACGCGGCACGCGAGGCCGATCCCGCCGACGTGCGGGACGGCGGCGGCACGGACGTGCCGGACGGTGGAGCGCACCGCAGGACGTCGTCCCCGTCGGAGCCGGCCATTCCGTCACCTTCCGCGGCCCCCGACGACCTGCGCGACGGCGGCACGGCGAACGGGTCCGGCGGCCGGGCCGTCGCCGGCGTCGCCGCGCAGACCGCGGCCGGGAGTACCGCGGACGCCCGGCGGGACACGGCCGCGGCCCCGGAGCGGCGAACGGCGGAGAGGCCTTCCCACGGCGTGGCCGTCGCCGACCACGACGACACGCTCCACGGGAGCGACGCTCGCGGCGGCGCCGCGCCCGCGGACCCCGCCGTCGCCGACCTGGAAGCGGCTGTCGCCCGGCTGGAGCGCGAGTACCGGGACGCCCACGCGCTGGCGGCCGGGATGCACGCCGCCCGCGAGGAACTGGACCGGGCCGAGCGGGAGCACGAGGAGCGGCTGGCGGCGCGTCAGGAGGCCGAGCGACGTACGGTCGCGCGGACGTCGCGGCGGGAAGCGCTCGACAGCGAGCGGACCGCACTGGACGCGGAGGTGGCACGCGCCGTCGGCGGTACGGGGAGCGTCGCCGAGCGGACCGCGCTGCTGGACCGGCGCATCGCGCTGCTCTCGAGTGCAGCCGAGGCCGTCCGCGCGGCGGACGCCGCCGCCCGCCGCCTGAAGGAGGCCGACGACCGGCTCTCCGACGCGGCGTTCCGTGCCGGGTACGACACCCCCGCCGACGCGGCTGCCGCGCTCCTGGACGAAGCGGAACAGCGGGACCTCCAGGGGCGGCTCGACGCCTGGCAGGCCGAGGAGGCCGCCGTGGCCGACCGCCTCGCCGAACCCGGGCCCCGCTCGGCCGCGGCCCTGCCGCCCGCCCGGCCCGAGGCCGCGCTGCACGCGTCGGACGCCGCCGAACGCGCGCTGCGCGACGCGGTCTCGGCCCTCGACTCCGCCCGTGAACGCTGCGCGGAGCTCGACCGGCTGTCCCGCCAGGCCGCGACCGAGGCACGCAGGCTCGGGCCCGTGCGCGACGAGTACGAGCGCGTCGCCCGGCTCGCCGGCCTCGCCGCGGGCACCTCCGCCGACAACGAACGCAGGATGCGTCTGGAGTCCTACGTCCTGGCGGCGCGGCTGGAGCAGGTCGCTGCGGCGGCCACCGTACGGCTGCAGCGCATGTCCGCGGGCCGCTACACCCTGGTGCACTCGGACGCGCGGTCCGGCGGCAAGCGCTCCGGGCTGGGTCTGCACGTCGTCGACGCGTGGACCGGCAAGGAACGGGACACGGCGACGCTCTCCGGCGGCGAGACGTTCTTCGCCTCCCTCGCCCTGGCGCTCGGCCTCGCCGACGTCGTCACCGACGAGGCCGGCGGCGTGCGCCTGGACACCCTCTTCATCGACGAGGGCTTCGGCAGCCTCGACGACCAGACGCTCGACGAAGTGCTCGACGTCCTCGACTCGCTGCGCGAACGCGACCGCAGTGTGGGCATCGTCAGCCACGTCGGCGATCTGCGCCGCCGGATCCCCGCCCAGCTGGAGGTCGTCAAGGAACGCGACGGCTCGGCCGTGCGGCTGCGCGCGGCGCCGGTCAGCGGCTGA
- a CDS encoding exonuclease SbcCD subunit D: MRFLHTSDWHLGRSFHRVSLLGAQEAFLDHLVATAREHDVDAVLVAGDVYDRAVPPLAAVELFDDVLHRLADAGVPTVMISGNHDSARRLGVASGLIERAGIHLRTDPAGCATPVVLRDGHGDVAFYGLPYLEPSLVRDEFRTAAAGHEAVLGAAMERVRADLAQRAPGTRSVVLAHAFVAGGEPSDSERDITVGGVAAVPSGLFDGVDYTALGHLHGCQTINTRVRYSGSPLAYSFSETHHRKTVWLVELGPAGEIAAERLDCPVPRPLARIEGRLEDLLADAAWAPHEDAWVEATLTDPVRPAEPMARLAERFPHVLSLVFAPERGDEDGAASYAERLRDRDDHQIAEDFVTHVRGGSGPDDRERAVLRAAFDDVRVDTAVREVAG, from the coding sequence TTGAGATTTCTGCACACGTCGGACTGGCATCTCGGGCGCTCGTTCCACCGGGTGAGCCTGCTCGGCGCACAGGAGGCGTTCCTCGACCATCTGGTCGCGACCGCGCGCGAACACGACGTAGACGCCGTGCTCGTGGCAGGGGACGTCTACGACAGGGCCGTCCCGCCCCTGGCCGCCGTGGAACTGTTCGACGACGTGCTGCACCGGCTCGCCGACGCGGGCGTACCCACCGTGATGATCTCCGGCAACCACGACTCCGCCCGCCGGCTCGGAGTCGCCTCCGGGCTGATCGAACGCGCCGGGATCCACCTGCGGACGGACCCGGCCGGCTGCGCCACCCCCGTGGTGCTGCGCGACGGGCACGGCGACGTCGCGTTCTACGGTCTGCCGTACCTGGAACCCTCCCTCGTACGGGACGAGTTCCGCACGGCGGCCGCGGGCCACGAGGCCGTCCTCGGCGCCGCGATGGAGCGGGTGCGGGCGGACCTCGCGCAACGGGCGCCCGGCACCCGCTCCGTCGTCCTCGCGCACGCCTTCGTCGCGGGCGGCGAACCGAGCGACAGCGAGCGGGACATCACCGTCGGCGGCGTGGCGGCCGTCCCCTCCGGACTCTTCGACGGCGTCGACTACACGGCCCTGGGCCATCTGCACGGCTGCCAGACCATCAACACGCGGGTGCGGTACTCCGGTTCCCCGCTCGCGTACTCGTTCTCCGAGACCCACCACCGCAAGACCGTGTGGCTCGTCGAACTCGGCCCGGCCGGGGAGATCGCCGCGGAACGGCTGGACTGCCCGGTGCCACGGCCGCTCGCCCGCATCGAGGGCAGGCTCGAGGACCTCCTCGCGGATGCCGCGTGGGCACCCCACGAGGATGCCTGGGTCGAAGCCACCCTCACCGACCCCGTGCGGCCCGCCGAACCCATGGCCCGGCTCGCCGAACGCTTCCCGCACGTCCTGAGCCTCGTCTTCGCCCCCGAGCGCGGCGACGAGGACGGGGCCGCCTCCTACGCGGAGCGGCTGCGCGACCGTGACGACCACCAGATCGCGGAGGACTTCGTGACCCACGTCCGCGGGGGCAGCGGCCCCGACGACCGCGAACGGGCCGTGCTCCGCGCCGCCTTCGACGACGTACGGGTGGACACGGCCGTCCGCGAGGTGGCCGGGTGA
- a CDS encoding YigZ family protein has protein sequence MQEQYRTVAREGVHEIEINRSRFLCALSPAATEQEAQDFVARVRKEHPTATHNCFAYVIGADAAVQKASDDGEPGGTAGVPMLQMLLRRDVRYAVAVVTRYYGGVKLGAGGLIRAYGGAVGEALDALGTVTRQRFRLATVTVDHQRAGKVENDLRATGREVRDVRYGEAVTIEVGLPDSEVDVFRAWLADTTAGTAGLELGGEAYRDA, from the coding sequence ATGCAGGAGCAGTACCGGACGGTCGCCCGTGAGGGCGTGCACGAGATCGAGATCAACCGATCGCGCTTCCTCTGCGCGCTCAGCCCGGCCGCGACCGAACAGGAGGCGCAGGACTTCGTCGCGCGCGTCCGCAAGGAGCACCCGACCGCCACCCACAACTGCTTCGCCTACGTCATCGGCGCCGACGCCGCCGTCCAGAAGGCGAGCGACGACGGCGAGCCCGGCGGCACGGCCGGCGTGCCGATGCTCCAGATGCTCCTCCGCCGTGACGTCCGCTACGCCGTGGCCGTCGTGACCCGTTACTACGGTGGCGTCAAGCTCGGTGCGGGCGGGCTCATCCGCGCGTACGGCGGTGCGGTCGGCGAGGCCCTGGACGCGCTCGGCACCGTGACCCGGCAGCGCTTCCGGCTCGCCACCGTCACCGTCGACCACCAGCGTGCGGGCAAGGTCGAGAACGACCTGCGCGCGACCGGCCGGGAGGTCCGTGACGTGCGGTACGGGGAGGCGGTCACGATCGAGGTCGGGCTGCCCGACTCCGAGGTGGACGTCTTCCGCGCCTGGCTCGCGGACACCACTGCGGGTACGGCGGGGCTGGAGCTCGGGGGAGAGGCGTACCGGGACGCCTGA